One genomic window of Microbacterium sp. BH-3-3-3 includes the following:
- the mscL gene encoding large conductance mechanosensitive channel protein MscL, whose product MIKGFKEFILRGNVIDLAVAVVIGAAFTAVVNAIVASLINPLIQVFYQPNDNGEFGPSITGIYGQQVVFPLGGLLTAIISFLAVALVVYFVFVYPMNHWKARAAARAGVADAASDEPKLPTEQELLVQIRDLLERQNSTR is encoded by the coding sequence ATGATCAAGGGATTCAAGGAGTTCATTCTCCGCGGAAATGTCATCGACCTCGCCGTCGCCGTCGTCATCGGCGCGGCCTTCACGGCGGTCGTCAACGCGATCGTCGCATCGCTCATCAACCCGCTGATCCAGGTGTTCTACCAGCCGAACGACAACGGCGAGTTCGGGCCGTCGATCACGGGCATCTACGGCCAGCAGGTGGTGTTCCCCCTCGGCGGGCTGCTGACGGCGATCATCAGCTTCCTCGCCGTGGCACTGGTGGTGTACTTCGTCTTCGTCTACCCCATGAACCACTGGAAGGCCCGCGCCGCCGCTCGCGCCGGTGTGGCCGACGCGGCCTCGGACGAGCCCAAGCTGCCCACCGAGCAGGAGCTGCTCGTTCAGATCCGCGACCTGCTGGAGCGCCAGAACAGCACGCGGTGA
- a CDS encoding AAA family ATPase encodes MIGADEDGPAATVDPAELRLSEPGIVVRHVADPERDRIRAEAAALGGRSTLLRFDDALDAGIDITKAHPGSLPQFITGRATMLSNLFRDEVALRTARMAAERITAKNVELRTARGLEPVHLAVGLAAWKIGGVEWSAPVLLRPLAIRRHHGDFELKLHGAFVMNPELARAFRTHLGIQIDSAALAGLAYDQGVFKPQPVIDHIRRLTTHVPTFVVHPRLVISSFADVSSGMVRDTQHLDDTLLNALAGHPDDRARVTVRRDEPVIVSPDERTPAADTLLLDADAEQERVLARIAAGHSLAVHTLPGTGGTQTVINAIGQLVHDNKRVLVVSARRSTLDGIRHRLAGVGLAGLAVSPHHVRRDLIRAIGRNEKAEQPKVAEIDDALVRLRTVLRDYRSAVTEPHLALGVSALDVLRALTSLASQSPAPSTEARFDLTTLERLAGRRDAAARALAMAARLGEFRVGPDDSPWYGVSFTRTEDARAAHELAGKLHAQDVPRLLERGYELIAQTRMRPFQTVSELGAYLKLLHGIRESLDRFSPSVFERPLGELIDAHSPRRDASAMSGPNRRRLKRLSKEYVRPGVHVTDMYEALVRIQQQRTEWQRVVEAGVTPEVPLGLADVHVAWQRTDALLGELDQILGRQGSDRLATLPVQRLVRTLAGLAAESTFFDNLVERAQLRSELARLGLEQLLVELSVRHVPEERVGAELEFAWWQSALEHLLRTDRALLGANTSVVDRLERDFRLVDEAHAAAAGPLLAAQLATQWRIGIVDHADEAAALKRSLKDGLHTAQEISDAAPTLLRTLAPVWLASPYEVPDVPWDLAFDVVIVADAAALCLTEATPALRRARQVVLFGDPVVQKPTPFRVSASVAPVPDEADEVPFDEISVFERIAELFPVETLTRSYRAGGEDLSQLVNDAFYGGEIVSLPWAGSYLGRGSLSVDYVEGGVGAPDPISGAVESPDAEVARVVTLVVEHAVNRASESLMVVTASRTHAERVRASVVAALAGRSDVAEFVSRDAAEPFSVLTLEESVAESRDRVIFSLGFGLTRHGRVLSDFGDLSTPDGERLLTVGMTRARRSMVIVSSIRPSSFDDGRLEHGAATLMGILGNLAARGRESRLEDLADPLTRALARELRRFGVEVDVDYHGLLPLVARYRGKAVVAESDPETIGESLRETLRLRPQILRRLGWHYVRVHAFDLYSDPAGVASRIAELLGAAPADAATPDTTTEPLDLPG; translated from the coding sequence GTGATCGGTGCCGACGAAGACGGTCCGGCAGCGACCGTCGACCCGGCGGAGCTGCGGCTGTCGGAGCCCGGGATCGTGGTGCGGCACGTCGCCGACCCGGAACGCGATCGCATCCGCGCGGAAGCTGCCGCCCTGGGTGGGCGTTCGACTCTGCTGCGCTTCGACGACGCGCTCGACGCGGGCATCGACATCACCAAGGCGCACCCCGGTTCGCTCCCGCAGTTCATCACCGGGCGCGCCACCATGCTCTCGAACCTCTTCCGCGACGAGGTGGCGCTGCGCACCGCCCGCATGGCCGCGGAGCGCATCACCGCCAAGAACGTCGAGCTGCGCACCGCCCGCGGCCTCGAGCCCGTCCACCTGGCCGTCGGTCTCGCCGCCTGGAAGATCGGGGGAGTGGAGTGGTCGGCCCCCGTGCTGCTGCGTCCGCTCGCCATCCGTCGTCACCACGGCGACTTCGAGCTCAAGCTCCACGGCGCCTTCGTGATGAACCCCGAGCTCGCGCGCGCCTTCCGCACGCACCTCGGCATCCAGATCGACAGCGCGGCCCTCGCCGGGCTCGCGTACGACCAGGGCGTGTTCAAGCCGCAGCCGGTCATCGACCACATCCGCCGGCTCACCACGCACGTGCCCACCTTCGTCGTCCACCCGCGCCTGGTGATCTCGTCGTTCGCCGACGTCAGCTCGGGCATGGTGCGCGACACGCAGCACCTCGACGACACCCTGCTGAACGCGCTCGCCGGTCACCCCGACGACCGTGCCCGCGTCACCGTCCGCCGCGACGAGCCGGTGATCGTCAGCCCCGACGAGCGCACCCCCGCGGCCGACACCCTGCTGCTCGACGCCGACGCCGAGCAGGAGCGCGTGCTCGCGCGCATCGCCGCGGGGCACTCGCTCGCGGTGCACACGCTGCCCGGGACCGGCGGCACGCAGACCGTGATCAACGCCATCGGCCAGCTCGTGCACGACAACAAGCGCGTGCTCGTGGTGAGCGCTCGGCGCTCGACCCTCGACGGCATCCGCCACCGCCTCGCCGGTGTCGGCCTGGCCGGTCTCGCCGTCTCACCCCACCACGTGCGCCGCGACCTCATCCGCGCGATCGGTCGCAACGAGAAGGCCGAGCAGCCCAAGGTCGCCGAGATCGACGACGCCCTCGTGCGCCTTCGCACGGTGCTGCGCGACTACCGCTCGGCCGTGACCGAGCCGCACCTGGCGCTGGGCGTCTCGGCGCTCGACGTGCTGCGCGCGCTCACCTCGCTGGCATCCCAGTCCCCGGCGCCCTCGACCGAGGCGCGTTTCGACCTCACGACGCTCGAGCGTCTCGCCGGTCGCCGCGACGCCGCCGCGCGCGCCCTCGCGATGGCCGCCCGCCTGGGTGAGTTCCGCGTCGGTCCCGACGATTCGCCCTGGTACGGAGTGAGTTTCACGCGCACCGAAGACGCGCGCGCCGCGCACGAGCTGGCCGGCAAGCTCCACGCGCAGGACGTTCCCCGTCTGCTGGAGCGCGGCTACGAACTCATCGCCCAGACGCGCATGCGGCCGTTCCAGACGGTCTCCGAGCTCGGCGCCTACCTCAAGCTGCTGCACGGCATCCGCGAGTCGCTCGACCGCTTCAGCCCCAGCGTGTTCGAGCGCCCCCTCGGCGAGCTCATCGACGCGCACTCGCCGCGCCGTGACGCCTCGGCCATGAGCGGTCCGAACCGCCGTCGGCTCAAGCGCCTGTCGAAGGAGTACGTGCGCCCCGGGGTGCACGTCACCGACATGTACGAGGCGCTCGTGCGCATCCAGCAGCAGCGCACCGAGTGGCAGCGCGTCGTCGAAGCGGGCGTCACCCCCGAGGTGCCGCTGGGCCTGGCCGACGTGCACGTCGCCTGGCAGCGCACCGACGCCCTGCTCGGCGAGCTCGACCAGATCCTCGGCCGTCAAGGTTCCGACCGCCTCGCGACCCTGCCGGTGCAGCGTCTCGTGCGGACGCTGGCGGGCCTCGCGGCCGAGTCCACCTTCTTCGACAACCTCGTCGAGCGCGCACAGCTGCGCTCCGAGCTGGCCCGTCTGGGCCTGGAGCAGCTGCTCGTCGAGCTGTCGGTGCGCCATGTTCCCGAGGAGCGCGTGGGCGCCGAACTCGAATTCGCCTGGTGGCAGTCGGCGCTCGAGCACCTCCTGCGCACCGATCGCGCGCTGCTGGGGGCCAACACGAGCGTCGTCGACCGCCTCGAGCGCGACTTCCGCCTGGTCGACGAGGCGCACGCCGCCGCCGCCGGTCCGCTCCTGGCCGCCCAGCTCGCCACGCAGTGGCGCATCGGCATCGTCGATCACGCCGACGAGGCCGCCGCGCTGAAGCGTTCGCTGAAAGACGGCCTGCACACCGCTCAAGAGATCTCGGATGCCGCTCCCACCCTGCTGCGCACGCTCGCGCCGGTGTGGTTGGCGTCGCCGTACGAAGTGCCCGACGTGCCGTGGGACCTCGCGTTCGACGTCGTGATCGTGGCGGACGCCGCCGCCCTCTGCCTCACCGAGGCCACGCCGGCCCTGCGCCGGGCGCGCCAGGTCGTGCTCTTCGGCGACCCCGTGGTGCAGAAGCCCACGCCGTTCCGCGTCAGCGCATCGGTGGCCCCCGTCCCCGATGAGGCCGACGAGGTGCCGTTCGATGAGATCTCGGTCTTCGAGCGCATCGCGGAGCTCTTCCCCGTCGAGACCCTCACGCGCAGCTACCGCGCGGGCGGCGAAGACCTCTCGCAGCTGGTGAACGACGCGTTCTACGGCGGCGAGATCGTGTCGCTGCCCTGGGCCGGGTCGTATCTCGGCCGCGGCAGCCTCAGCGTCGACTACGTCGAGGGCGGTGTCGGCGCCCCCGACCCCATCAGCGGTGCCGTCGAGAGCCCCGATGCAGAGGTCGCCCGCGTGGTGACCCTCGTGGTCGAGCACGCCGTCAACCGCGCGTCCGAGTCGCTCATGGTCGTCACGGCCAGCCGCACGCACGCCGAGCGCGTGCGCGCGTCGGTGGTGGCCGCTCTGGCCGGTCGCTCCGACGTCGCCGAGTTCGTCTCGCGCGACGCGGCGGAACCCTTCTCGGTGCTGACCCTCGAAGAGTCGGTGGCCGAGAGCCGCGACCGCGTGATCTTCTCGCTGGGCTTCGGCCTGACCCGTCACGGTCGCGTGCTGAGCGACTTCGGCGACCTGTCGACCCCCGACGGCGAGCGTCTGCTCACGGTCGGCATGACGCGCGCGCGGCGTTCGATGGTGATCGTGTCGTCGATCCGCCCGTCGTCCTTCGATGACGGACGCCTCGAGCACGGAGCGGCGACGCTCATGGGCATCCTCGGAAACCTCGCGGCGCGTGGTCGCGAGAGCCGGCTCGAAGACCTCGCCGACCCGCTCACGCGGGCCCTCGCGCGCGAGCTCCGACGCTTCGGCGTCGAGGTCGACGTCGACTATCACGGACTCCTGCCGCTTGTGGCGCGATACCGGGGCAAGGCCGTCGTCGCCGAGAGCGATCCCGAGACGATCGGGGAGTCCCTGCGCGAGACGCTGCGTCTGCGCCCGCAGATCCTGCGTCGCCTGGGCTGGCATTACGTGCGCGTGCACGCGTTCGACCTGTACAGCGATCCCGCCGGTGTGGCGTCGCGCATCGCCGAGCTGCTGGGGGCCGCCCCCGCAGACGCCGCCACGCCCGACACGACCACCGAGCCGCTCGATCTTCCCGGTTGA